The region CTGCTGCCCCATATCCAACTAAGTTGTAATGCTCCATCTTGCCATCTGCTGCAATAGTAACCACGGCACCCGCTACTACCGAGGCTATACCCGAGGCTAACATTTGAACTGAGCCAACGAGACTCATAAATGTTCCTCGAATCTTGGGTTCTACCATTTGACTTACGATAGCCATCGTTGGAATCATACGGCCAGAGATCAAAATAAAGAATGCCGTTTGGTTTATTAAGACAATCCACAGAGGAACAGGGCCGAGATTGGTAGTGATTAATATGGGTGCCAGACTAATAATTGCTAAGACTTGAAACACCCTTACTTTGCCAAACTTATCCGCCATATGGCCAATAAACCTTGAGCTCATGAGGGTGGCCACACCACCGCAAAGGTAGATGAGCGAAATGTAGGAGTTAGCAACACCCACATTGGCAGTGAGATATAGGGCGATATAAGGGATAACTGAAAAACCAGTCATCATCACCAAGCCAATGAACAAAAAGGCGCGTAAATGGCGATGGGCAATCAATACCTCATAAATTTGTTTAAACCGACTCCCCTCCTGCACATGATGTAAATGCCCAGAGATCTGTGGAATATTGCGATAGGCGATATAGAGAATCAAAAGAGATATGAGCCCAATAAACATAAATGGCGCACGCCAACCCAAAGAACTAATGTGATTGGCTAAAAATAAACTGAGCGGAACTCCGGCAACTGTTGAAACAGAAAATGCGGCCATCACTGTTCCCAGGGCCTTTCCTCTGCGCTCAAAGGGAATCGAATCGGCAACAATGGTCTGCACCAGTGAGCCCAATATTCCACCGAATGCTCCCGCACAGGCGCGTGCAAAAAATAGAGTATGGTAATTGGGTGCAAAGCCGCAAGCTACTGTCGCAATAATGAAGCATATATACAAGCGAAGTAAAAGCGTACGACGCTCAAACCGATCGATGTAATAGGTTGCAAACACTCCTGCGATTGCAGCGGCAAAAGTATAAGAGGAAAGTAACAAGCCAAACTGATGAGTGTTAATGG is a window of Polynucleobacter asymbioticus QLW-P1DMWA-1 DNA encoding:
- a CDS encoding MFS transporter, which produces MTQQSHLFESTKQERFFLLALSGIQFTHILDFMIMMPLGPQFIQALSINTHQFGLLLSSYTFAAAIAGVFATYYIDRFERRTLLLRLYICFIIATVACGFAPNYHTLFFARACAGAFGGILGSLVQTIVADSIPFERRGKALGTVMAAFSVSTVAGVPLSLFLANHISSLGWRAPFMFIGLISLLILYIAYRNIPQISGHLHHVQEGSRFKQIYEVLIAHRHLRAFLFIGLVMMTGFSVIPYIALYLTANVGVANSYISLIYLCGGVATLMSSRFIGHMADKFGKVRVFQVLAIISLAPILITTNLGPVPLWIVLINQTAFFILISGRMIPTMAIVSQMVEPKIRGTFMSLVGSVQMLASGIASVVAGAVVTIAADGKMEHYNLVGYGAAVCGLLTFWLVGYIHSDTKKA